One Actinosynnema pretiosum DNA segment encodes these proteins:
- a CDS encoding CotH kinase family protein gives MRVTPRGSAATATFRTTTALVLLAALALPHPATAAPLAAAGAPAAAAAAPPAEAGAPAAAAAPESTSPPAAPAPATPAPATPSAAAEDLTGDVVFSTPSGTFQGQVSVSLSTPVAGAQLRYTTDGTLPTAQSPLYQGTPLRLTRTTQLRARPFTGTTPSGATGTAMYAARDTATAHDLPVILIDSYGAGKPGREYFDATTMVFQPGAGGTTSLASAPAVATRAGFKLRGQSSASFDKSPYRLEFRDNADDDADLPVLGMPADSDWVLRGPFPDKSLIREALVHDLGRELGLEAPRHAFAELYVNTDAGPVGASDYQGVYLLVETIKNSKNRLDLKKLKEEDTTLPEIQGGYVWKFEWMAAEEPTLPCAGPSCWNYLELVDPSPLNTAQRDWLRGHLQEFNAVLRAPNSADPVTGYRAYIDVPSFVDHLIVNEVSRNMDAYVRSSYFHKDRDGKIVAGPLWDFDLTFGVGGYFQNDQVAGWQHQQTRQPVPNDWFPQLLRDPAFVAQVKARWQELRRGPLSDSALQGRIDALARPLANGAARNFQRWPNLTAPTVGFFVTPTAPTWQGQVQHVRDWLLRRVAWLDSSAGWGGGTDNPPGGAGCTATYTVTNQWQGGFQAEVRVTAGSAPISSWAVTWTAGAGETITQSWNAAVTSQGGSVTARNAAHNGAVAAGGSTTFGFLGTTPGTPGKPVLGCASG, from the coding sequence GTGCGCGTGACACCCCGTGGCAGCGCCGCCACGGCCACCTTCCGCACCACCACCGCGCTCGTGCTGCTCGCCGCACTCGCGCTCCCGCACCCCGCCACCGCCGCGCCGCTCGCCGCGGCAGGCGCGCCCGCAGCCGCCGCTGCCGCGCCACCCGCTGAGGCAGGCGCGCCCGCAGCCGCCGCCGCGCCCGAGTCCACCTCACCCCCGGCCGCGCCCGCGCCCGCCACCCCCGCCCCCGCCACCCCCTCGGCCGCAGCCGAGGACCTGACCGGCGACGTGGTGTTCTCCACCCCCAGCGGCACCTTCCAGGGCCAGGTCTCGGTGTCGCTGTCCACCCCGGTCGCGGGCGCGCAGCTGCGCTACACCACCGACGGGACCCTCCCCACCGCGCAGTCCCCGCTGTACCAGGGAACCCCGCTGCGCCTCACCCGCACCACCCAGCTCCGCGCCCGCCCGTTCACCGGCACAACCCCTTCCGGGGCAACGGGAACCGCCATGTACGCCGCCCGCGACACGGCCACCGCGCACGACCTGCCGGTGATCCTGATCGACTCCTACGGCGCGGGCAAACCGGGCCGGGAGTACTTCGACGCCACCACCATGGTCTTCCAGCCCGGCGCGGGCGGCACGACCTCGCTCGCCTCGGCCCCCGCCGTCGCCACCCGCGCCGGGTTCAAGCTGCGCGGCCAGTCCTCGGCCTCGTTCGACAAGTCCCCGTACCGCCTGGAGTTCCGGGACAACGCGGACGACGACGCCGACCTCCCGGTGCTCGGGATGCCCGCCGACTCGGACTGGGTGCTGCGCGGCCCGTTCCCGGACAAGTCGCTGATCCGCGAGGCGCTGGTCCACGACCTCGGCCGGGAGCTGGGGCTGGAGGCGCCGCGCCACGCGTTCGCCGAGTTGTACGTCAACACCGACGCCGGACCGGTGGGGGCGAGCGACTACCAGGGCGTGTACCTGCTCGTGGAGACCATCAAGAACAGCAAGAACCGGCTGGACCTCAAGAAGCTCAAGGAGGAGGACACCACCCTGCCCGAGATCCAGGGCGGGTACGTCTGGAAGTTCGAGTGGATGGCCGCCGAGGAGCCCACGCTGCCCTGCGCCGGGCCGTCGTGCTGGAACTACCTGGAGCTGGTCGACCCCTCGCCGCTCAACACCGCGCAGCGGGACTGGTTGCGCGGGCACCTGCAGGAGTTCAACGCCGTCCTGCGCGCCCCGAACTCCGCCGATCCGGTCACCGGGTACCGGGCCTACATCGACGTGCCCTCGTTCGTCGACCACCTGATCGTCAACGAGGTCAGCCGGAACATGGACGCCTACGTCCGCAGCTCCTACTTCCACAAGGACCGCGACGGCAAGATCGTCGCCGGGCCGCTGTGGGACTTCGACCTGACCTTCGGCGTGGGCGGCTACTTCCAGAACGACCAGGTCGCGGGCTGGCAGCACCAGCAGACCCGCCAGCCCGTGCCCAACGACTGGTTCCCGCAGCTGCTGCGCGACCCGGCGTTCGTGGCGCAGGTCAAGGCCCGCTGGCAGGAGCTGCGCCGGGGCCCGCTGTCGGACTCCGCGCTGCAGGGCCGGATCGACGCCCTGGCGCGCCCGCTCGCGAACGGCGCGGCGCGCAACTTCCAGCGGTGGCCCAACCTGACCGCGCCCACCGTCGGCTTCTTCGTCACGCCGACCGCGCCCACCTGGCAGGGCCAGGTCCAGCACGTGCGGGACTGGTTGCTGCGGCGGGTCGCCTGGCTGGACTCCTCGGCCGGGTGGGGCGGTGGGACGGACAACCCGCCGGGCGGGGCCGGGTGCACCGCGACCTACACCGTTACCAACCAGTGGCAGGGCGGGTTCCAGGCCGAGGTCAGGGTGACCGCGGGCAGCGCGCCGATCAGCTCGTGGGCGGTGACCTGGACGGCGGGCG
- a CDS encoding polyphosphate polymerase domain-containing protein codes for MTAPSPADALARLAPVGLAELVDRAALQTRVDRKYLVPSAALPHLLERFAADARVLDVDGARSFRYQSVYFDTPGLLSYHRAAHRRRRRFKVRTRTYLDSAQCWLEVKVSGARGSTTKHRLPYRPGDRGAVRPGRDFVDEALARESFDLREGSALDPVLVTDYHRATLLLPGGASRVTIDTGLRWRAAGRELRLPGLAVVETKTASAATAVDRALWQEGTRPARISKYATGLAALRVDLPAAPWRRTLRRHFHGATTDRAALTDHADVEQEASCA; via the coding sequence GTGACCGCCCCGTCCCCGGCGGACGCGCTCGCCCGGCTCGCCCCGGTCGGGCTCGCCGAGCTGGTCGACCGCGCGGCGCTCCAGACCAGGGTCGACCGCAAGTACCTCGTCCCCTCGGCGGCGCTGCCGCACCTGCTGGAGCGGTTCGCCGCCGACGCCAGGGTCCTCGACGTCGACGGCGCGCGCTCGTTCCGCTACCAGTCGGTGTACTTCGACACGCCGGGGCTGCTCAGCTACCACCGCGCGGCGCACCGCAGGCGCAGGCGGTTCAAGGTCCGCACCCGCACCTACCTGGACTCCGCGCAGTGCTGGCTGGAGGTCAAGGTCAGCGGCGCGCGCGGCAGCACCACCAAGCACCGCCTGCCGTACCGCCCCGGCGACCGCGGGGCCGTGCGCCCCGGCCGGGACTTCGTCGACGAGGCGCTGGCCCGCGAGTCGTTCGACCTGCGCGAGGGCTCCGCGCTCGACCCGGTCCTGGTCACCGACTACCACCGCGCCACCCTGCTGCTGCCCGGCGGGGCCAGCCGCGTCACCATCGACACCGGGCTGCGCTGGCGCGCCGCCGGGCGCGAGCTGCGGCTTCCGGGGCTCGCCGTGGTCGAGACGAAGACCGCCTCGGCCGCGACCGCCGTCGACCGCGCGCTGTGGCAGGAGGGCACCCGCCCGGCGCGGATCTCCAAGTACGCCACCGGGTTGGCCGCGCTGCGCGTGGACCTGCCCGCCGCGCCGTGGCGCAGGACCCTGCGCCGCCACTTCCACGGCGCGACCACCGACCGCGCCGCGCTCACCGATCACGCCGACGTCGAACAGGAGGCATCGTGCGCGTGA